The segment GATGGTGTGAAGTCTATTTTCTGTTGGGTAGCATTCAAGATACAAATTACAACTTCTGGAACAGTTTCTTGAAGGGTCTTTTGAATTCCATTCTAGTGACTTGCAAGGAATACGGACTTACGCAAAAAAAGATGGAAGTGACTGGATTCTTAACGGGAGTAAggtaagaaaacagatttgtatGCCGCTCATAGCCTTTGGGAACTGGAGGCACTCAGGGAGGGGTGTATGCCAGAATCAGTGTCTACCGCTAGTCCTTCTtctgtcttgtttgttttttgcccgttgcttttcttttttttttttaatagatttcgTATACTTCTGTTTTTGGATATCTATGGGAAACAGATTCCTTTTACAGTATTTAAGTAATCTTACCTAAAGactttctttttactttaaCTGGAAGAAGTCCTACGTTATATAAGCAGAACCAGGGTTGTTTCTCATTGCTGAGATTGAGCACCAAAATACGCATGCTACCAATGTTAAACTTTCTGTGACTTGAGAAAAGGAATGCTACAGTGCAAGCTGTGGAATCTGTTCAGAAGCCTGTGTTAGGAGAATGACATTAGATGCCATGTGTATGCTTTCAAGCTATTTCAAAGTTGGTGTGTAGAAGTAAATTTGTACACACAGATGTCTGTAAATACATTTGTTCATTATGTGTGGTTGAAGTCAAGCAGGAGAGATTGCTTATTTCTTCTGGTGGAGTTAGGATGAGTCATTTTGACAAGTGGATGGATCATTCTGCAGAGCTCTAGTAAGCAGTTGTTAGTACAGGCCATCAATGGTTTTGCATTTTATACCTTGCTagtttaattattaaaaaacaaagctcttttCCGTTTGATGGCTATACCTGATAACTCCTTCCTTCTTTAGCAGAGGGTggacaaaagaaacagatttgtgCGTTCTTTCACTTCACAATTCTGACCACACAATGCCTCTCAAATTATGTAATTTCCTATTAGACCTTGTTTTAAAGCACTTTAGATTTCCTGAATTATTATAGTACTCTGGGCACTTAAACCTTGCCTTTCAATTTACCTGTGAAAGCATCCACACAcagatggttttctttctgctgtttgatCTCTTCTAATTTCTATCCACCTAGCTTGTTGCGTTATTCCGagttgtgttgggtttttttgtttgtttttacagactTTCATCACTAATGGTTGGATGTGTGACGTGGTGATTGTGGTTGCGGTTACAAACAGAGAGGCCCGATCTCCTGCTCATGGAATCAGCCTTTTTCTGGTGGAAAATGGATCTAAAGGTTTCAGCAAAGGACGCAAGCTGCACAAAATTGGCCTGAAAGCTCAAGTAAGTTCATGTGACCTGTAACACATAGTAGACTTTGAGGAAGTCTAAAATTGCGTAATGCCTGGAACTAGCTTAATAAAGATAAAatggaatattattttaatacttaagCCTTAGAGCACAAAAATTATACATGAACTCTGTTAGCTGTAGAAATGGAGAAGCACCGTGAAAAGGTGACAAGGGACATAAGTTAAATTGAGGAAACTCCTAAGTtggtattaagaaaaaaaaaaatgccataaaaGTGATGTGATGCTGGAACCAAGGAACCAAGGGCTCAGAGCAGTTGTGGGGCCTCCTGCCTGGGAGCTTCAGGAAGTGAAACCGGACAAGACCCTCAATGGCTGAAGGTGCTTTGAGTGCTTTGTCCATCTCTGAGGAGACGGACAACCTTGTGAGGACCCTCCCGACCTAAACAATTCTATGCCTTAAcgtgacaaaatgaaaaaaaaaaaatggggaagaaaaagtggAATGCAGAGATGAGAATGTCAGACTATGAactcttgcttttaaaatcttcttaggacacagcagagctgttttttGAAGATGTGCGGTTGCCAGCAAGTGCCTTGCTTGGGAAAGAGAACAAAGGCTTCTATTATTTGATGGCAGAGCTCCCTCAGGTAAGAGcaatgaaaatgtttgctgtCCCTGGGGGGAACACAgacacataatttttttttattgctgcaaGAATCTTGGAGATGATGGATCTTGAATAGCCATATGTGGCTCAGGGTAGCTGTGAGCAGCATCTGTTGATACTACTGCTTTTTACCTGAAGTATGCTTTCTCTAGTGTTAAAAAGCCTCATTCTTTGGGCACTGGTAACAGTGTTGACATCTCACCAGCTCAAAGCCAGCACCCCAGCTATTGAAGAACCTGAGCTTAGGTTAAACAATatgtcagttttttttctggatatttctACCACGGAACCGTTTCTCTTAGCAGACTACGTACAGCTTGGAAGTCTCTGCATTTGGCATTCTCTTCAAAGAAGAAGGTGAACACTGCTGTCTTAGCTTTTCTGCTTGTAGAAGCATATTAAAGatgtaagaaattatttccttatcCATAAAGCAAGGTAAATAAATTGTTGCCCAAATACCTTGCTagcaaaaataacaaagattgACTTACGTTTTGGAATGATTTCGGAGGAAAAAGAGGCAGCGTGGTTTTTCAAAACCTGACTGTGCTTTGTCAAAACTATGACTGCCTCATCTGGTAGAGATTATGTTTATTTAGTTTTAGGCTGTGAGTAAATACGAAACCTGATTAAAGGAAATCTTTTGCTGCTTTAAGGAAACAAATACAATTGCAAGCAGGTTCAATGGGATGCATCGGATGATTTTAATAGTGCTAGAAGTAATTGTTCTGTACTTTGTTTATCAACACATTTTGttgaagggaggaaaaaaagcagccaaTGTTCTTctgtaggttttgttttttaagaagtatcctactgaaattattaaatgcatttgtttttttttttaaaactgagcagtgaaaactgataataaaacagattttggtGTTAAGCTGTCAGTCAGTAAGAGTCCTGTGGTTGAGACTTACCTTTTACTGGGACAATGTTCTACCAGGAAAAATTACcaaaaagccttaaaaaatgGCCTTTGGACATCAAAATGTTTGTCCTAGTCACTGATTTCAGTAATGCAGTATGTCTAGTTTCATCCCTAATGTgacttcttcctccctcccttaATGAACAGCACCGAATGTCTGTTTCCCAATTGTGTATTTACATACGTGCATCTAATGCACAGAAATGTAGGACTAACTACTggattctgtgtttctaaagGAAAGATTGTTAATTGCTGATATGGCTCTTGCCAGCTGTGAATTCATGTTTGAAGAAACAAGGAATTACGTGaggcaaagaaaagcttttgggAAGACAATTGCACACTTGCAGGTGAGTTTGAACAGGGAGACTTGTAAAGCCCATAGGAATTTATATACATTTGTCTGTGTGTAATGTCAAGCAAGAAGAAGTCACTGGACTGTTATTAAAGGGCTGCTTGCAGAGGCTTCGTTGTTGCGCTGTGgctgctgtttctcttcatgCCCATTGTTCTTAAAAGCCGCAAAAGACAATGCTTGTATTTTAACGGTAAGGAATCTTACAGCAGTAAtgcttttggaaggaaaatatgcAGGCAGAAACTACTGGCTTTGTGCTGGTTACTCTTAGGCTTCCATTTTACCATCAGAAATCACTAATCACAGATGATATTTCAACTGCTTGCATTTCTGCATCCACCTGCGGTCCTGCAGACTGCAGAAGAGCTTGGTGTGTATGCAGCTACATGAGTAGTGATTTTTATCCCCTTCGTGCCAGAATTGCCACCAGGCAGTGGTACACTACCTTACGTGGCTTTGGGTATCCTTCACAATGGGCTTCACCTGCTGGGTTGCATGGAGCGAAAAGGGATTGTCTTGGACCACGTGTATGTAGGCTGTTTGGAATGTAACGCCTGCAAtctattttcatggaaactacatcaGATACAATGAGCACAGTAACTctgtttggtagagcaaattctcagctactaaaCACTGTTTTCAAGATAGTCATTGCCATTAGCTATGCGTTCTCGCCTGCAGTGAGTAAGAGCCTGCGTGCTGCCCTCATcaaaacctgcagcagcagaggtgacctaCCATCACCACTGCTGCAGCGCACCACCTCCTGTTGCACTGGGCTCTCATCCATTGTTTggcctccataaacattcagcaagcattgatgagtGCCAGTGGGCACAACTCTTTCTGTATGGCGGTTCAGTTccgcacctttgcttcatatacacttgcatatcagacaccattctgtcagactgcccctctgatGTCATCTGTCACGTGACAACAAAACGTAACGGGGCTGCAGGTTGGACGTGCCTGATCTAGAACATATCTTTCAGTTCTATCAGAAAATTTTCTGATAGTTGGTCTAaaacttcctttgtttttgctcAAAATGTTTTGCACGCCTCTTAAACTCTGAAGAACTGAATGCTCAGCAAATGCAGCCAATGCATGATGTATGATGATGACATGTTACTAACTCAGCTGGAAGTACGTTCTCCCACAGGAGAGAAAAGACAGtagcagagctcccagcacctCCTACTCTGCACTCTCCAGGAACTTGTTTCCAGGGTTTTGGGGGGGTTCCCCATAATGTCATGTTTTGAGTTGGTCTGGAGAgttaaaaagcagtaattttccCTAGTAAGACTGGTGAAGATGTAACTGTatggaaaacaaactgcatTTAGATGTAAAGATACAAAGATGTTAGAAACAGTGATTTCTAACAGAAATGCTTCTAGAAAATGCTTCACTTTCTACTTCAAATACAGCTTAAAAACAGTACtacttctgctctttctttcctccGCTTCCTCTGTCCACTTCCAAAATAAGACGGTGCAGCACAAGTtggcagaaatgaaaacacacatTTGTGTGGGCCGAGCCTTTATGGACAACTGTTTGCAGCTGCACTCAGAAAAACGCCTGGACTCCCCCACAGCTTCTATGGCAAAGTACTGGTATGTAGTTAAAGTAATTTGGAAGTGTTACTTGTATGATCTTGACAGGAGTCTAGTAATAAAAGCGCTGAACTGCTCAGATttaaacaaaagataaaattactGTCTGTTGGTTTCTAAGGGAGGCCTTTAGCTTTAACTTCAGTGGAGTAATCAACAGAGGCCttagttattttgaaaactggTGCTGGTTAAAAGATCAGTTTCAAAGTAGTAGCACGCTTTTAAAATAGGCTTCCATTAATAATAAGATCAGTTTCAAATACAAATGAGTATTTCATAGTTATTTAGTAGAATCTGCTTTTTCtataacaaataatttaaaaattatgcatATGCATTTAATCTCAAGTTTATTTGAAGCTCGTGTGATCTAGAATACTTTTTAGTTAAGATTACTTAGCATTAATAGCTGTTTGGCCTAGCCACTTCTTGAAGCTATTTGGTTTCGGGAAGAAATAGTTGGCTACAGCTATTGCTGTAATTGAGACTAAACATTCATTCCTTTATTGGCCAGAACTCCTCCTCCCTTCCGCCTATACTTGGTGGAGTTATCTGTTAACTGGGGGCTTAACCAGGGAAATCTGGATGACTGAAAGTGTCAAAGAGATGTGTCACAAGAATTTGTAAATCTGTATAGTTTTGCTCTGCTTGCAAAGATAGGAGAAGAATTATGGCAGACATTAACAGATGAgggaagacagatttttttttggattctaaactttcagaaataaacGTAGAGGTAATATGCAGAAAATGCTGGGGGAATCCAGTGAGAACCTTTACAATGGAAGGACATATTTTGTTTGAACACTATTTTTGGCACTACTTACCTAGAAGTACCAGGTACGTAAGCGGAGGCATTCAgctctgaggaggaggaaacagCTAGTGCCAGCTCAGATGTAGACTTACTTCCTCAGTAGATTTCCAAAGCAAGGAATTTGAAACTCCCCCACCCACTCAAATGTTGGTATTGCAGTTTGTTGTGGATTTCCCCATTCCCTAATAGCGCTCCTGTGGCTCCATTCTATAAATCCCTTAGATGGTCTAGAAGGTCCTTGAATGCAGAATTGTTGTGCAGTCAGTGACTTGAGTTAGTGGTGTGATGACTTCAGAATGTAGTGTTAGTATCTCCCTCCTGATATCTTGTGAAAGATCTGTACTCTTCGTTTTGTGATGACCGGTTATATTATACAAATAATACAAAGGTACGTTTGAGTGACAGTTGAAGTAACTCACTGTTGCATATTTAAAATTGATACAGTAAACTAAGGATTTAACAGAGAGGATAGCGTGGAATAAGGGACTCTTGCATTCTTTCATGAAAAGTAGTTGACTCAAATGGTCATCATCTTCTATTGCCACTCTGAaggtctgttttgttttatttgttggggttttttttcctccacataaCTTTTGCTTGGACTTTCAGCGCCATTAAAATCCTGTGGGTTCTTTTGTCTGATTTTCATTGATTGAAATAATGTGAAGTGTGTAGCTTTCCAGAAGCTGAGGTGCAGGTCATCAACTTCAAATGGTCTATCAGTCATCTTCTAGAGGGAAGGTTCATGGAACTGAATGcctgtctttaaaaaaacaaacaaacaaaaaagtttaaTCATAGAGTAAATGAGTAATTTGCAGCGAGCAGTCCTGTTTAAGAATTAAAgtatttttgagaaatgaaagctataaaatattttaaggaaaataaagtattcCCTGATAATGGTTATTTTCAAAGAGCAAGGAACAGAAGGGTTTGATAAGAAGGATATACTAACATGCTTTACAAAAGAAGTTTTTTGGCCTGTGAGAAAGACAAAcaggcttgtttgttttgaaagcttctCTTCCCTGAAAGCTCTTCCACACAGAACAAATCTTAATGCTTTTCAAttcaatatattaatttttcatcatggaggaagaaaagtctCTCATAATTGAAGTATTTGAATGGCCAATGCTTTATATCGGttatatgggaaaaaaacagtgggGTATATTTTAGTCTTGTTAGCTTATCTGTATCTGTTAATTTTTCATAGCATGCATCCttctaaaaacaaatttcttcttgACCATTTAAGGGCATCTGATCTCCAAAACAGCGTAGCAACTCAGTGTGTGCAACTGCATGGAGGCTGTGGGTACATGTGGGAGTATCCGATTGCAAAGTAAGTGCACTGTTTCAGACCTGAATGGTGAAGGATTGCTAGCCAGATAAAATGGGGCACTTCTTGCATCTACTTGTTGGTTATTTTGTGTTAGTACTGATTGACTGTTCCTTTTCTCATCGTGTTTATTGAAAGGCAATCATCTGTACAGATGTCTACACAAGGCTTTTTTTATTCTCCAAATAATTCATAAGCTGTTGAGCAGTCTGTCTCTTTTTCAGAGAATAGAGTTGTTCTTGTAGAAGAAGATACCaattgaaaaagagaaatagtgtttaattttcttaaaaaaggaGCTggtttgcatgtttttttttctggacttaaatgcattaaaatattgcATGCTATTTCATGCTATGCATGAAAATGTTGGTCAGCCTAAAGCTTACGTAACATTGTAGAATAACACATTGCCTCATCAGGACCATGAGCAGTTATGTTCagattttgcattcttttaaatgaaaaaccGAGGGGATTTGCATGGAGAGAGAAGGATTTGCTGttcccaatttctttttttgctttatgaatTCTGGAACAGTTCGAGCTTTTAATTGCTCCTGGTATATAGAACTGTAGagtggcttgagttggaagggacttcaaagatcatctatttccagtCTAAGAAGACTTTGTTCTTTTAGTATATGTTCCGTTGCTACAATAATATAGGTagagctttttatttctctatttttaaaaagagttaaTTTTGATAGAAGTCACAAAAACGGGACTGCTGGGCAGTTGTCATAAGCAGATATTTAGAGTTcgttttttttaaactgatagGTTTAGGTCTGTTATTCTAGATGTACTTGATACTAGAGTATGAAAGGCTGCTTTAACATAACTGTATTTATGGCTAGTGTGAAGAAAATGGACACTTGCTACCTTTCTGTTTTGGTGGTACATGTATGCTGAGGAATCTTTCGATgaatctttccctttttttttttttttttttttcccctcctcagaTCTTTTGTGGATGCGCGTGTTCAGCCCATCTATGGTGGCACCAATGAGATTATGAAGGAGTTGATTGCCAGAGACATTGTTGGTGACAACTAGGGCAGGTGCCTGGAGAACTTTCCAGAACACTTTTATAGTTATACATGACACAAAATCAGACATCAGAATGTAAGTAAAAGAAATGGTTGTAGTATATCATACTCTTTCAAGGGCGAGAAGCCTGTTTAAGTTAAGTGGTAGCAACAAGAGGGTGCTCCTAAGCAGGACTTCTAATGTTTAAATTGAAAGTTCATTAAATATCTTTGGATGAGAATGAGTATTTCTATGACCTGTTAGTGAAAGGAGTATTTCGGGTAACTGAATGCCATTACAGTGACTGTACCCTTTGCTGTTTGGGATTAAATCTTGCCTTCAAAGAATACAGTTTGTGATGGATCAGTGGGAGGGGAAGGCTGGTGTGAGGAGGGGAGGCTGGGACTTCATCACTGTCTATGCACGGGTGCTTACTCCTGTCACAGCTGTGGGGAGGGCGATGTGCACTTAACCTCTGTGCCTTCTTGTAATTAATGTTTCGGACAAACGTaataaagcatttctgtgcGCTCTGCGCCTCGGCTGTGTTACTTCACCCCTCAGCGCTGGGGAGGAGTGGGATGTCTCTGTGGGAACACCTCAGCGCTGCTCTTCCCGTCAAGGGCTGAGGTGTTTCTCCAGGCGGGGGCTGCGCGGGGCCAGGCCTAGAGCCGGTCGGTGACTGAACGTGCCGGGCGGGAgctttcttctctcagttttcAGGCGTTCACAGCTTGGCGGGGCAAGGCGCGCCCCCGTCGGCACAGCGCAGCTCGGGCGGGCCGGGGGCGCGCACGACTGGCGGGCCTCCGCGCCCCCACCAATGGCGGCCGGCCCAGCCCCGCCCCCGGGAGCGGCAGATTGGCCACGTCCCGCCCCTCGGCGGCGGGCAGACCCCGCCCCGCGGACGCGCTGCGCTTTAGCTGGGCGCGGACTGTTCAACCGCGGCAGTGGGAGCTGCGCCGGGCGCCGCGCCGCGCGGGCNNNNNNNNNNNNNNNNNNNNNNNNNNNNNNNNNNNNNNNNNNNNNNNNNNNNNNNNNNNNNNNNNNNNNNNNNNNNNNNNNNNNNNNNNNNNNNNNNNNNNNNNNNNNNNNNNNNNNNNNNNNNNNNNNNNNNNNNNNNNNNNNNNNNNNNNNNNNNNNNNNNNNNNNNNNNNNNNNNNNNNNNNNNNNNNNNNNNNNNNNNNNNNNNNNNNNNNNNNNNNNNNNNNNNNNNNNNNNNNNNNNNNNNNNNNNNNNNNNNNNNNNNNNNNNNNNNNNNNNNNNNNNNNNNNNNNNNNNNNNNNNNNNNNNNNNNNNNNNNNNNNNNNNNNNNNNNNNNNNNNNNNNNNNNNNNNNNNNNNNNNNNNNNNNNNNNNNNNNNNNNNNNNNNNNNNNNNNNNNNNNNNNNNNNNNNNNNNNNNNNNNNNNNNNNNNNNNNNNNNNNNNNNNNNNNNNNNNNNNNNNNNNNNNNNNNNNNNNNNNNNNNNNNNNNNNNNNNNNNNNNNNNNNNNNNNNNNNNNNNNNNNNNNNNNNNNNNNNNNNNNNNNNNNNNNNNNNNNNNNNNNNNNNNNNNNNNNNNNNNNNNNNNNNNNNNNNNNNNNNNNNNNNNNNNNNNNNNNNNNNNNNNNNNNNNNNNNNNNNNNNNNNNNNNNNNNNNNNNNNNNNNNNNNNNNNNNNNNNNNNNNNNNNNNNNNNNNNNNNNNNNNNNNNNNNNNNNNNNNNNNNNNNNNNNNNNNNNNNNNNNNNNNNNNNNNNNNNNNNNNNNNNNNNNNNNNNNNNNNNNNNNNNNNNNNNNNNNNNNNNNNNNNNNNNNNNNNNNNNNNNNNNNNNNNNNNNNNNNNNNNNNNNNNNNNNNNNNNNNNNNNNNNNNNNNNNNNNNNNNNNNNNNNNNNNNNNNNNNNNNNNNNNNNNNNNNNNNNNNNNNNNNNNNNNNNNNNNNNNNNNNNNNNNNNNNNNNNNNNNNNNNNNNNNNNNNNNNNNNNNNNNNNNNNNNNNNNNNNNNNNNNNNNNNNNNNNNNNNNNNNNNNNNNNNNNNNNNNNNNNNNNNNNNNNNNNNNNNNNNNNNNNNNNNNNNNNNNNNNNNNNNNNNNNNNNNNNNNNNNNNNNNNNNNNNNNNNNNNNNNNNNNNNNNNNNNNNNNNNNNNNNNNNNNNNNNNNNNNNNNNNNNNNNNNNNNNNNNNNNNNNNNNNNNNNNNNNNNNNNNNNNNNNNNNNNNNNNNNNNNNNNNNNNNNNNNNNNNNNNNNNNNNNNNNNNNNNNNNNNNNNNNNNNNNNNNNNNNNNNNNNNNNNNNNNNNNNNNNNNNNNNNNNNNNNNNNNNNNNNNNNNNNNNNNNNNNNNNNNNNNNNNNNNNNNNNNNNNNNNNNNNNNNNNNNNNNNNNNNNNNNNNNNNNNNNNNNNNNNNNNNNNNNNNNNNNNNNNNNNNNNNNNNNNNNNNNNNNNNNNNNNNNNNNNNNNNNNNNNNNNNNNNNNNNNNNNNNNNNNNNNNNNNNNNNNNNNNNNNNNNNNNNNNNNNNNNNNNNNNNNNNNNNNNNNNNNNNNNNNNNNNNNNNNNNNNNNNNNNNNNNNNNNNNNNNNNNNNNNNNNNNNNNNNNNNNNNNNNNNNNNNNNNNNNNNNNNNNNNNNNNNNNNNNNNNNNNNNNNNNNNNNNNNNNNNNNNNNNNNNNNNNNNNNNNNNNNNNNNNNNNNNNNNNNNNNNNNNNNNNNNNNNNNNNNNNNNNNNNNNNNNNNNNNNNNNNNNNNNNNNNNNNNNNNNNNNNNNNNNNNNNNNNNNNNNNNNNNNNNNNNNNNNNNNNNNNNNNNNNNNNNNNNNNNNNNNNNNNNNNNNNNNNNNNNNNNNNNNNNNNNNNNNNNNNNNNNNNNNNNNNNNNNNNNNNNNNNNNNNNNNNNNNNNNNNNNNNNNNNNNNNNNNNNNNNNNNNNNNNNNNNNNNNNNNNNNNNNNNNNNNNNNNNNNNNNNNNNNNNNNNNNNNNNNNNNNNNNNNNNNNNNNNNNNNNNNNNNNNNNNNNNNNNNNNNNNNNNNNNNNNNNNNNNNNNNNNNNNNNNNNNNNNNNNNNNNNNNNNNNNNNNNNNNNNNNNNNNNNNNNNNNNNNNNNNNNNNNNNNNNNNNNNNNNNNNNNNNNNNNNNNNNNNNNNNNNNNNNNNNNNNNNNNNNNNNNNNNNNNNNNNNNNNNNNNNNNNNNNNNNNNNNNNNNNNNNNNNNNNNNNNNNNNNNNNNNNNNNNNNNNNNNNNNNNNNNNNNNNNNNNNNNNNNNNNNNNNNNNNNNNNNNNNNNNNNNNNNNNNNNNNNNNNNNNNNNNNNNNNNNNNNNNNNNNNNNNNNNNNNNNNNNNNNNNNNNNNNNNNNNNNNNNNNNNNNNNNNNNNNNNNNNNNNNNNNNNNNNNNNNNNNNNNNNNNNNNNNNNNNNNNNNNNNNNNNNNNNNNNNNNNNNNNNNNNNNNNNNNNNNNNNNNNNNNNNNNNNNNNNNNNNNNNNNNNNNNNNNNNNNNNNNNNNNNNNNNNNNNNNNNNNNNNNNNNNNNNNNNNNNNNNNNNNNNNNNNNNNNNNNNNNNNNNNNNNNNNNNNNNNNNNNNNNNNNNNNNNNNNNNNNNNNNNNNNNNNNNNNNNNNNNNNNNNNNNNNNNNNNNNNNNNNNNNNNNNNNNNNNNNNNNNNNNNNNNNNNNNNNNNNNNNNNNNNNNNNNNNNNNNNNNNNNNNNNNNNNNNNNNNNNNNNNNNNNNNNNNNNNNNNNNNNNNNNNNNNNNNNNNNNNNNNNNNNNNNNNNNNNNNNNNNNNNNNNNNNNNNNNNNNNNNNNNNNNNNNNNNNNNNNNNNNNNNNNNNNNNNNNNNNNNNNNNNNNNNNNNNNNNNNNNNNNNNNNNNNNNNNNNNNNNNNNNNNNNNNNNNNNNNNttttttttttttttttttgcagctcacactttgttttgcttttatagtAGTGACATTtggtgtgtgtgtctgtgtgtgtgtgtgtgagaggaACACACCTGAAGCGTCTCACACGGCTTCCTCAGGGCATAGCCATTGTGTGAAGCTGGCAAATTATTGGGTGAGGGGTTAGCtgtgagatttttctctttgaaagcatttttctttactttttagCTGTATTGTTTTGTCAGGTGGCTTGTCTGGTGCGCACTGTTTAGTGGTTGTGGTTTAATTTTAAGGtactttgattttccttttctttccatttttccctgagaagaggggagaaaagggTCTCTCAAACTAAACAAACTTGGCATAATTTGCTATTGGTATTTGTTGTGATTTAGGAAATTTCAAGCTGTTCCAAAAGGGTATGGAGTCCTTGAGGGGAATGTTATTTTGTGCTGCCAGTTTTTTGAATAGCCTCTACCTTTTCATAGGTATGAAATAAGTGTCTCCAGTGTAACTCCTCATTTGCTTGGGGAGCGTTGGTCCCATGCATGGACATGTCCTGGTTTTCAGGAGCAGCAGTCTGTCATTCTTAAAGCACTGGGTATCACTGTTAGGTAGGATGAGAGTGAAAATCCTGAGCTTCTTAGTACTGTTGTTTAGGATTAGCGTAAGGGCTGCTGAACTTGGTCTCTATGATTCTGGGTAGGCACTGGACAAAGATGAAAACCTAACAGGTGATGTATACATGGAGCACAGAAAGCTGAATACAGCTTACAGAGAGTGCTATGGCAGAACCAGATTTGTGGTTCTTCATGATTTTCATAGTGGTCTGAGGGTTAAGGAGAAAGTATTCAGACCGGTACTTCTCAGCGGCTTAGATCGCCCTTTGATGTTTACACCTTCAGTGTAAGTACTGTATTAGAAGCCTTCCCACAGGGAGgttgcttttcttcagttccATACacagacatcttggaaacatGGACCCTATGTGGGATCCATGTGTTGGAAATTACTGAGGTAGGCAGTTGCTGTGAAGATTAAAGAGACTGAAGACTTTAGAAGGACAGTGGAAAAGCTTGGAGTTTAGTTTTTAAAGCGCTAGACTTGATGACAAGTGTTTTTTGTGAGTCTGTATAATTATTAAATCAAATGCTTGTTATATATAAATTCACATTAAATACATTCCTCCTAGTAGCGTCTCTGTTTATTTCAGAGTAGTAGGTGTTCTGCTGCTCTTGCAGTAGGTAGCTGTATCTCTCTCATCCTCCCAATTCTGTCTTAGGGTTGGTGTTAAATCATTGAAAGTGTAAAAACAACTTGAATGAAGACCAAACGCAACTCAAAGTGCTTTTCTCTAGAGCACATTGTAGCAAAATCCCGAATCCCGCCACGGTTCTGGGGTAGGAAAGCATGGCTGTGCCATTACGTGAGTGTATCTATGTGTACATACACATGCACGCGTAGTTTAAAATGCATCCTTCTAGTCAGAGGGCTTGTGGTCATGTTTTCAGCGAGGCATGGCTAGATGACAGTGCTGAATGTTGGGAGGTTATTTCTCAGACTGATAGGATCAGAAATGCAATGAGGTATGAACGCTTACTCCCCTGAGAAGTGAATG is part of the Numida meleagris isolate 19003 breed g44 Domestic line chromosome 5, NumMel1.0, whole genome shotgun sequence genome and harbors:
- the ACADL gene encoding long-chain specific acyl-CoA dehydrogenase, mitochondrial, with the protein product MAARLLRLHGLLRAAGRRAFSSLASPAPAEQRGTKRLEPSSAKSLTDIGTRRIFSSDHDIFRESARKFFQEEVLPFHAEWEKDGQVSRELWEKAGQQGLLGVAIAEKHGGIGADILSSAVVWEEQMYVNCSGPGFSLHSDIVMPYIANYGTEEQIKHFIPRMVAGKCIGAIAMTEPGAGSDLQGIRTYAKKDGSDWILNGSKTFITNGWMCDVVIVVAVTNREARSPAHGISLFLVENGSKGFSKGRKLHKIGLKAQDTAELFFEDVRLPASALLGKENKGFYYLMAELPQERLLIADMALASCEFMFEETRNYVRQRKAFGKTIAHLQTVQHKLAEMKTHICVGRAFMDNCLQLHSEKRLDSPTASMAKYWASDLQNSVATQCVQLHGGCGYMWEYPIAKSFVDARVQPIYGGTNEIMKELIARDIVGDN